One Curtobacterium sp. BH-2-1-1 genomic region harbors:
- a CDS encoding metal-dependent transcriptional regulator, which produces MTDLVDTTEMYLRTILDLEEEAIVPLRARISERLGHSGPTVSQTIARMERDGLVVVSGDRHLELTDEGRSRATHVMRKHRLAERLLSDVIGLDWAFVHDEACRWEHVMSEQVEVRLLEMLGNPTESPYGNPIPGLAEIGGPAAPGFLDGVQNIVAATEGTDSVATGVIRRLGEPVQFEPELLHQLRSAGVMPGRVASVQRAGAYVAVRVDGEDAGIELPTEVAQHVYIERS; this is translated from the coding sequence GTGACCGATCTCGTCGACACCACGGAGATGTACCTTCGCACCATCCTCGACCTCGAGGAAGAGGCGATCGTGCCGCTGCGCGCCCGCATCTCGGAGCGTCTCGGCCACTCGGGTCCCACCGTCTCGCAGACCATCGCCCGCATGGAGCGCGACGGCCTGGTTGTCGTCTCGGGCGACCGGCACCTCGAACTCACCGACGAAGGACGCTCGCGCGCGACGCACGTGATGCGCAAGCACCGGCTCGCTGAGCGCCTGCTCTCCGACGTCATCGGTCTCGACTGGGCGTTCGTCCACGACGAGGCATGCCGCTGGGAGCACGTGATGAGCGAGCAGGTCGAGGTCCGTCTGCTCGAGATGCTCGGCAACCCGACTGAGTCGCCGTACGGCAACCCGATCCCGGGTCTCGCCGAGATCGGTGGCCCGGCCGCACCCGGCTTCCTCGACGGCGTGCAGAACATCGTCGCCGCGACCGAGGGCACCGACTCCGTCGCGACCGGGGTCATCCGCCGCCTGGGCGAGCCCGTGCAGTTCGAACCGGAGCTCCTCCACCAGCTGCGGTCCGCCGGTGTCATGCCCGGCCGGGTCGCGAGCGTGCAGCGCGCAGGGGCCTACGTCGCCGTGCGCGTCGACGGCGAGGACGCGGGCATCGAGCTCCCGACCGAGGTCGCGCAGCACGTCTACATCGAGCGCTCCTGA
- a CDS encoding C40 family peptidase, producing MTQTGSAADDQTPANPTNTANATGAPLSRRAARAVTPVRDAPLPGGRRAAQAARTAASTKASSSARKRRFLAPVVLTVAAGMFGTVAVAPAFAATQQSTGTDAATAQRQVRTTEAQNFSVSDAVALAGTSRDGYGATAQSTLDAEAAQKAADAAAKQASEQAAATQAARAQTASQYASYTGPSASDYVASSTAANTPFSLPAVVATAKQYIGTPYVFGGADPSGFDCSGYVMFVYAQYGINLAHSVPLQDQAGTTIPESEAQPGDVVIFNNEAHDGFYMGNGRIMDAPKPGGSVSIRPIWTSDYHIVRFGI from the coding sequence TTGACGCAGACCGGTTCCGCCGCGGACGACCAGACGCCCGCGAACCCGACGAACACCGCGAACGCCACCGGCGCCCCCCTCTCGCGCCGAGCAGCCCGCGCCGTCACCCCGGTGCGCGACGCTCCGCTCCCCGGCGGCCGTCGTGCCGCCCAGGCCGCGCGCACCGCCGCCTCCACCAAGGCGAGCTCGTCGGCCCGCAAGCGCCGCTTCCTCGCGCCGGTCGTCCTGACCGTGGCTGCGGGCATGTTCGGCACCGTCGCGGTCGCCCCGGCGTTCGCCGCGACGCAGCAGTCGACCGGGACGGACGCCGCGACCGCGCAGCGCCAGGTCCGCACGACCGAGGCCCAGAACTTCTCCGTCTCCGACGCGGTCGCCCTCGCCGGCACGAGCCGCGACGGCTACGGTGCGACGGCGCAGTCCACGCTCGACGCCGAGGCAGCGCAGAAGGCCGCCGACGCCGCGGCGAAGCAGGCGTCCGAGCAGGCCGCGGCCACCCAGGCCGCCCGCGCGCAGACCGCCTCGCAGTACGCGTCGTACACGGGGCCGAGCGCCTCCGACTACGTCGCCTCGTCGACCGCCGCGAACACCCCGTTCTCGCTGCCGGCCGTGGTCGCCACCGCCAAGCAGTACATCGGCACCCCGTACGTCTTCGGCGGCGCGGACCCGTCGGGCTTCGACTGCTCGGGCTACGTCATGTTCGTGTACGCGCAGTACGGCATCAACCTCGCGCACTCCGTGCCGCTGCAGGACCAGGCCGGCACCACGATCCCCGAGTCCGAGGCGCAGCCGGGTGACGTCGTCATCTTCAACAACGAGGCGCACGACGGCTTCTACATGGGCAACGGCAGGATCATGGACGCGCCGAAGCCCGGCGGCTCCGTGTCGATCCGCCCGATCTGGACCAGCGACTACCACATCGTCCGCTTCGGCATCTGA
- a CDS encoding HNH endonuclease, with protein MRTLVLNAGYEPLAVISFRRALVLVMNQKAAIVAADLDHPVTGSTSTYDRPSVIILTRYVRIPHSRLVPVSRRGVLRRDANRCAYCDRHATTIDHVQPRSRGGEDSWENLVACCLACNNTKGDRTPQEMGWRLRFRPKAPHGSSWVVRGIERPQSEWDEYLVAA; from the coding sequence ATGCGCACTCTCGTCCTCAACGCCGGTTACGAGCCCCTCGCGGTGATCTCGTTCCGTCGGGCCCTCGTGCTGGTCATGAACCAGAAGGCCGCCATCGTCGCTGCCGACCTCGACCACCCGGTCACGGGGTCGACGTCGACCTACGACCGTCCGTCCGTCATCATCCTCACCCGGTACGTCCGCATCCCGCACTCGAGACTCGTGCCGGTGTCGCGCCGGGGCGTCCTCCGCCGGGACGCCAACCGGTGCGCGTACTGCGATCGACACGCCACCACGATCGACCACGTGCAGCCTCGCTCGCGCGGGGGCGAGGACTCGTGGGAGAACCTCGTCGCCTGCTGCCTGGCGTGCAACAACACCAAGGGCGACCGCACCCCGCAGGAGATGGGGTGGCGGCTCCGCTTCCGCCCGAAGGCGCCGCACGGCTCCTCGTGGGTGGTGCGGGGCATCGAGCGTCCGCAGTCCGAGTGGGACGAGTACCTGGTGGCCGCGTAG
- a CDS encoding epoxide hydrolase family protein, with translation MTETPEIDDATIDDLRTRLRATRWPDAPTGTGWSLGIDVDELRPLVEYWADGFDFDAHRAALAALPSRRVEVDGTGIHVLHARAATPGALPVLLAHGWPDSGWRYRKVLPMLVDAGFDVIVPDMPGYGFSDAPPQPIDARAVAGMWATLMTDLGYERFAVSGGDIGTHVVRYLALDHPERVVAVHRIDGGLAWPGLDPSTLSEAERAFVAETERWRTDEGAYAMMHRTKPQTAAVGLNDSPAGLAAWIVEKLRSWSDCGGDLWSVYTRDEVLALLTEYWATATIGSAMRMYHANAAVPAAQLERRVEVPSGFSIFPGDLVRAPKEWLERTTNLVYHHELDRGGHFAAFEQPGLFVDELRAFLEPFRR, from the coding sequence ATGACGGAGACCCCCGAGATCGACGACGCGACGATCGACGACCTGCGAACGCGCCTGCGCGCGACCCGCTGGCCGGACGCTCCCACCGGGACCGGGTGGTCGCTCGGCATCGACGTCGACGAGCTGCGCCCGCTCGTCGAGTACTGGGCGGACGGCTTCGACTTCGACGCGCACCGGGCGGCACTCGCCGCACTGCCGTCGCGCCGGGTCGAGGTGGACGGTACCGGCATCCACGTGCTGCACGCCCGCGCGGCGACGCCGGGTGCGCTGCCCGTGCTGCTCGCGCACGGCTGGCCGGACTCCGGGTGGCGATACCGCAAGGTGCTGCCGATGCTCGTCGACGCCGGGTTCGACGTGATCGTGCCGGACATGCCCGGCTACGGGTTCTCCGACGCCCCGCCGCAGCCGATCGACGCACGGGCCGTCGCCGGGATGTGGGCGACGCTGATGACCGACCTCGGGTACGAGCGGTTCGCGGTGTCCGGCGGGGACATCGGCACGCACGTCGTGCGGTACCTCGCGCTCGACCACCCCGAGCGGGTCGTCGCCGTGCACCGGATCGACGGCGGGCTCGCCTGGCCCGGGCTCGACCCGTCGACGCTGTCCGAGGCGGAGCGTGCCTTCGTCGCCGAGACCGAGCGGTGGCGCACCGACGAAGGCGCCTACGCGATGATGCACCGGACCAAGCCGCAGACCGCGGCGGTCGGCCTGAACGACTCCCCGGCCGGGCTCGCGGCGTGGATCGTCGAGAAGCTCCGTTCGTGGAGCGACTGCGGCGGGGACCTCTGGTCGGTGTACACGCGGGACGAGGTCCTGGCGTTGCTCACCGAGTACTGGGCCACGGCGACGATCGGGTCGGCGATGCGGATGTACCACGCGAACGCGGCGGTTCCTGCAGCGCAGCTCGAGCGTCGGGTCGAGGTGCCGTCCGGGTTCTCGATCTTCCCGGGGGACCTCGTGCGGGCGCCGAAGGAGTGGCTCGAGCGGACGACGAACCTCGTGTACCACCACGAACTCGACCGGGGCGGGCACTTCGCGGCGTTCGAGCAGCCGGGGCTGTTCGTCGACGAGCTCCGGGCCTTCCTGGAGCCGTTCCGCCGCTAG
- the argG gene encoding argininosuccinate synthase codes for MSKVLSSLPVGERVGIAFSGGLDTSCAVAWMREKGAVPCTYTADIGQYDEPDIDAVPGRAHEYGAEIARLVDAKSALVEEGLVALQTGAFHIRSGGKTYFNTTPLGRAVTGTMLVRAMKEDGVDIWGDGSTYKGNDIERFYRYGLMANPRLRVYKPWLDSEFVEELGGRKEMSEWLVARGFPYRDSTEKAYSTDANIWGATHEAKSLEELSSGLDIVEPIMGVAAWRDDVEVATEVVSVRFEAGRPVAINGVEYADAVALVYEANAIGGRHGLGASDQIENRIIEAKSRGIYEAPGMALLHIAYERLLNAIHNEDTVASYHTEGRRLGRLMYEGRWLDPQSLMLRESLQRWVASAVTGEVTLRLRRGDDYTILDTTGPALSYHPDKLSMERVGDAAFGPDDRIGQLTMRNLDIADSRARLEQYAAAGLIGGATGDLVGELESGESEEILGGAVVTSDADDALGRATDLASEGAAFDSGTD; via the coding sequence GTGTCCAAGGTCCTGAGCAGTCTCCCCGTCGGCGAACGAGTCGGCATCGCGTTCTCCGGAGGTCTCGACACCTCCTGCGCGGTCGCCTGGATGCGCGAGAAGGGAGCGGTGCCCTGCACGTACACGGCCGACATCGGCCAGTACGACGAGCCGGACATCGACGCCGTCCCCGGTCGTGCCCACGAGTACGGCGCCGAGATCGCCCGACTCGTCGACGCGAAGAGCGCCCTCGTGGAAGAGGGCCTCGTCGCCCTGCAGACCGGTGCCTTCCACATCCGCTCCGGCGGCAAGACCTACTTCAACACGACGCCCCTCGGTCGCGCCGTGACGGGCACGATGCTCGTCCGCGCCATGAAGGAGGACGGCGTCGACATCTGGGGCGACGGCTCCACGTACAAGGGCAACGACATCGAGCGGTTCTACCGCTACGGCCTGATGGCGAACCCGCGGCTGCGCGTCTACAAGCCGTGGCTCGACTCCGAGTTCGTCGAGGAGCTCGGCGGCCGCAAGGAGATGAGCGAGTGGCTCGTCGCCCGGGGCTTCCCGTACCGCGACTCCACCGAGAAGGCCTACTCGACCGACGCGAACATCTGGGGCGCCACGCACGAGGCGAAGAGCCTCGAGGAGCTCTCGAGCGGCCTGGACATCGTCGAGCCGATCATGGGCGTCGCCGCCTGGCGTGACGACGTCGAGGTCGCCACCGAGGTCGTGAGCGTCCGCTTCGAGGCCGGTCGCCCCGTCGCGATCAACGGCGTCGAGTACGCCGACGCCGTGGCGCTCGTCTACGAGGCGAACGCGATCGGTGGCCGCCACGGCCTCGGCGCGTCCGACCAGATCGAGAACCGCATCATCGAGGCGAAGAGCCGCGGCATCTACGAGGCGCCGGGCATGGCACTGCTGCACATCGCCTACGAGCGCCTGCTCAACGCGATCCACAACGAGGACACCGTCGCGTCGTACCACACCGAGGGCCGCCGTCTCGGTCGCCTCATGTACGAGGGGCGCTGGCTCGACCCGCAGTCCCTCATGCTTCGTGAGTCGCTGCAGCGCTGGGTCGCCTCGGCCGTCACCGGCGAGGTCACCCTGCGCCTGCGTCGCGGCGACGACTACACGATCCTCGACACCACGGGCCCGGCGCTGTCGTACCACCCGGACAAGCTCTCGATGGAGCGTGTCGGCGACGCGGCGTTCGGCCCGGACGACCGCATCGGCCAGCTGACCATGCGCAACCTCGACATCGCCGACTCGCGGGCACGCCTCGAGCAGTACGCCGCCGCCGGGCTCATCGGCGGGGCGACGGGCGACCTCGTCGGCGAGCTCGAGTCGGGCGAGTCGGAGGAGATCCTCGGCGGCGCGGTCGTCACCTCGGATGCCGACGACGCGCTCGGTCGTGCGACGGATCTCGCGTCCGAGGGTGCGGCGTTCGACTCCGGCACCGACTGA
- a CDS encoding AI-2E family transporter: protein MPLFGTPQPPHSDAPPSQVAKQWSDSFGALATRCLQIIVVLVVVIGIVYAAATLSVVTIPVLLALIIASAMHPVVSWLRRHRVPSVLATLAVLIGVLVVLGLVGWLIVVAVISQWPDLQKSALSGFDQLQDFASTLPISIDQSQIDDAVKGIQDFVTSSQFGSGALAGASATANFLTGLVLMIVVLFFFLKDGPAIWEFLLRPFTGARYDRARRVGDRVVQTLGGYVRGTATVAAVDAIGIGVGITIVGVPLALPLAVVVFITAFIPIVGATAAGILAALVALVALGPVQALIVVGIVVLVNQLEGNLLQPVLMGKTLKLHGLVILIGLTAGTVLAGITGAIISVPLLAAAWGVVQVWDGPDKPARPWRQKRVESAEAR, encoded by the coding sequence ATGCCCCTGTTCGGCACCCCGCAGCCCCCGCACTCCGACGCACCGCCGAGCCAGGTGGCGAAGCAGTGGTCCGACTCGTTCGGCGCTCTGGCCACCCGCTGCCTGCAGATCATCGTCGTGCTCGTCGTCGTCATCGGCATCGTCTACGCCGCCGCCACGCTCAGCGTCGTCACGATCCCGGTGCTGCTCGCCCTCATCATCGCGTCGGCCATGCACCCCGTCGTGTCCTGGCTGCGGCGGCACCGGGTGCCGTCCGTGCTCGCGACCCTCGCGGTCCTGATCGGCGTGCTGGTCGTGCTCGGCCTCGTCGGCTGGCTCATCGTCGTGGCCGTCATCTCGCAGTGGCCCGATCTGCAGAAGTCGGCCCTGAGCGGGTTCGACCAGCTCCAGGACTTCGCGTCGACGCTGCCGATCTCGATCGACCAGTCGCAGATCGACGATGCCGTGAAGGGCATCCAGGACTTCGTCACCAGCTCGCAGTTCGGTTCCGGCGCGCTCGCGGGGGCATCGGCCACGGCGAACTTCCTCACCGGCCTCGTGCTGATGATCGTGGTGCTGTTCTTCTTCCTCAAGGACGGTCCGGCCATCTGGGAGTTCCTCCTCCGTCCCTTCACCGGTGCCCGCTACGACCGTGCTCGCCGGGTGGGTGACCGGGTCGTGCAGACGCTCGGCGGCTACGTCCGCGGGACCGCCACCGTCGCCGCGGTGGACGCGATCGGCATCGGCGTCGGCATCACGATCGTCGGGGTGCCGCTCGCGCTGCCCCTCGCCGTCGTCGTGTTCATCACGGCGTTCATCCCGATCGTCGGTGCGACCGCGGCCGGCATCCTCGCCGCCCTCGTCGCCCTCGTCGCGCTCGGCCCCGTCCAGGCGCTGATCGTCGTCGGCATCGTCGTCCTCGTGAACCAGCTCGAGGGCAACCTGCTCCAGCCCGTCCTGATGGGCAAGACGCTCAAGCTGCACGGCCTCGTCATCCTGATCGGCCTGACCGCCGGCACGGTGCTCGCGGGCATCACCGGCGCGATCATCTCGGTGCCGCTGCTCGCCGCCGCGTGGGGCGTCGTGCAGGTGTGGGACGGGCCCGACAAGCCGGCGCGCCCGTGGCGGCAGAAGCGCGTGGAGTCCGCCGAGGCGCGCTGA
- a CDS encoding MATE family efflux transporter has translation MSTTAPDTAAAKNRWYLSAAPIGRALVHLCVPMAAAMVVSAVYNVINAGFIGSQHDTSLLAAITFGTPLLGIIMAVGGVFGVGGSALMSRMLGASEHDPTKAEDIKRVASFALWGAVVTGVVLAVLGLVFLHPLVAVLGADAAAVPATSAYVSVMLAFVPVLAASFALEQIVRSEGAARQAMVGLVLSTVGNLVFDVLFILVLHWGVAGAALAVGLGNVVAIGYWVVWLQRNSANVSFAPKWFTLRADILKPVFGIGSSELLQSGFPIVTTLVLNNLAAAYGDDPLAAMGVAVRIAQVPEFLVMGVTIGVLPLLAYAFGKGDAVRLRAALRGAAFTVGTIVLLFSGTVFVFREQVFTVFSGDHSVLAIGLTILTAQLVATIVNGFTGLLTSLFQATGMVLPAMVLSMAQGVLFIPIVIVGNLWFGLAGIIWALTVTEVLVFVAALVLWLASRRRIARGLAEGSPERADATLEEAAAV, from the coding sequence ATGAGCACCACAGCACCCGACACCGCCGCGGCGAAGAACCGCTGGTACCTGTCCGCCGCACCGATCGGCCGCGCGCTCGTCCACCTGTGCGTCCCGATGGCCGCCGCGATGGTCGTCAGCGCCGTCTACAACGTCATCAACGCCGGCTTCATCGGATCGCAGCACGACACCTCGCTGCTCGCCGCGATCACGTTCGGCACCCCGCTCCTCGGCATCATCATGGCCGTCGGCGGCGTGTTCGGCGTCGGTGGCAGTGCCCTCATGTCGCGCATGCTCGGGGCCTCGGAGCACGATCCCACCAAGGCCGAGGACATCAAGCGCGTCGCCTCCTTCGCCCTCTGGGGAGCCGTCGTCACCGGTGTGGTCCTCGCCGTGCTCGGCCTGGTGTTCCTGCACCCGCTCGTCGCCGTGCTCGGAGCAGACGCCGCCGCGGTGCCCGCCACGAGCGCGTACGTCTCGGTCATGCTCGCGTTCGTGCCGGTGCTCGCCGCGTCGTTCGCCCTGGAGCAGATCGTCCGGTCCGAGGGGGCGGCACGGCAGGCCATGGTCGGGCTCGTCCTGTCGACCGTCGGCAACCTCGTGTTCGACGTGCTCTTCATCCTCGTGCTGCACTGGGGCGTCGCCGGTGCCGCACTCGCCGTCGGCCTCGGCAACGTCGTGGCGATCGGCTACTGGGTCGTCTGGCTCCAGCGGAACAGCGCGAACGTGAGCTTCGCACCGAAGTGGTTCACGCTGCGGGCGGACATCCTCAAGCCGGTGTTCGGTATCGGCTCGAGCGAACTGCTGCAGTCCGGGTTCCCCATCGTGACGACCCTCGTGCTGAACAACCTCGCGGCCGCCTACGGGGACGACCCGCTCGCGGCGATGGGCGTCGCCGTCCGCATCGCCCAGGTCCCGGAGTTCCTGGTGATGGGCGTGACCATCGGCGTGCTGCCGCTGCTCGCCTACGCCTTCGGCAAGGGCGACGCGGTTCGGCTCCGAGCCGCACTCCGCGGTGCCGCGTTCACCGTCGGGACGATCGTCCTGCTGTTCTCCGGCACGGTGTTCGTCTTCCGCGAGCAGGTCTTCACGGTCTTCTCCGGCGACCACTCGGTGCTCGCGATCGGCCTGACCATCCTCACGGCGCAGCTCGTCGCCACGATCGTGAACGGGTTCACCGGGCTGCTGACCTCGCTGTTCCAGGCCACCGGGATGGTGCTGCCGGCCATGGTGCTGTCGATGGCGCAGGGCGTGCTGTTCATCCCGATCGTGATCGTCGGGAACCTGTGGTTCGGGCTCGCCGGGATCATCTGGGCACTGACCGTGACCGAGGTGCTCGTGTTCGTCGCGGCGCTGGTGCTCTGGCTCGCGTCGCGCAGGCGGATCGCCCGCGGCCTCGCCGAGGGCTCGCCGGAGCGGGCGGACGCCACGCTCGAGGAGGCGGCGGCGGTCTGA
- a CDS encoding MarR family winged helix-turn-helix transcriptional regulator → MTQQAPRFDTPLQQMRWIGWAQRKAAEEWVRERDLTQEQSFVLGYLQHTPGAIQRDIADITRTSAASVSSLLQGLERRGLVERRADAENARTKRVFATDEGIALIAGFEDAMIALDDVLLAPLDAHERATLQELLHKVTAELPEPTR, encoded by the coding sequence ATGACGCAGCAGGCACCCCGGTTCGACACGCCCCTCCAGCAGATGCGCTGGATCGGGTGGGCGCAGCGCAAGGCGGCCGAGGAATGGGTCCGCGAACGCGACCTCACCCAGGAGCAGAGCTTCGTGCTCGGGTACCTGCAGCACACGCCCGGCGCGATCCAGCGCGACATCGCCGACATCACCCGGACGAGTGCGGCCAGCGTCTCGAGTCTCCTGCAGGGACTCGAGCGCCGCGGGCTCGTCGAACGCCGGGCGGACGCCGAGAACGCCCGGACGAAACGGGTCTTCGCCACCGACGAGGGGATCGCCCTCATCGCCGGCTTCGAGGACGCCATGATCGCCCTCGACGACGTCCTGCTCGCGCCGCTCGACGCCCACGAGCGCGCCACCCTGCAGGAGCTCCTGCACAAGGTGACCGCGGAACTGCCGGAACCCACCCGGTGA
- a CDS encoding choice-of-anchor G family protein codes for MPRTATRFALRAGATATVAAVIIGGAALPAHAAATDATQAEGRLLSGSGSVDLDSVAALAGSFGATAPGGATAGQSDPLDLSVLNSIGINVPGGIQLLGQNGLVNVGVAGQVASTDTTSAVAAAGAVGADGAIQVGPGTPGAGATVNLTPLLGDLDVDGVVSELSVGLGALSARAEATRTFGAPDVTTDYQVAGAQVRLVSPAVQQLVTSLDTTLGTTDDTVNAAIGEDGLTTDLTAALLDPVTDAVNTLGLGVLTLDDTTAQLTADVDLQGALATVTQQPLTDGPVTIDLSTGVVTIDLAQLYTLNDLPANTTLLDDATINAQITGAISDILTEQLPALLTTTLTNALDVADVQLVVDTGVDLLGADVAGLTLTVDTTVGDLLGTGDGATLTVTGDGILGPVLGTLDPLLQPLLGSTIVPALTGILGDVLGGDFVADTVQTLLTTITSTVTALDPLLDVVNQLVSVTINSQTAPAFTEPTADDTGATTVRAVRVQLLPAADLATVDLATATVQADPFAGIAITSPEDGTDYTVPADDDTTSVPVTGTAEPGADVDVTLDGDDEGTQSTVAGEDGTWTVTFPGVAVGDHEAEAVETIGTLVSDPAAVTFAVAAAPVDPTDPGTPGTPGTPGTPGGAGGPGGAGGAGAGAVGNGTGAGSLAYTGAELLPLLLLAGLLLAAGGGTLVARRMRRA; via the coding sequence ATGCCACGCACTGCAACACGCTTCGCGCTCCGCGCGGGCGCCACGGCCACCGTCGCGGCCGTGATCATCGGGGGAGCAGCCCTCCCCGCACACGCCGCTGCGACCGACGCGACCCAGGCCGAGGGCCGTCTGCTCTCCGGCAGCGGCTCCGTCGACCTCGACAGCGTCGCGGCGCTCGCCGGGTCCTTCGGCGCGACCGCTCCCGGCGGGGCGACCGCCGGGCAGTCCGACCCGCTCGACCTCTCGGTGCTGAACAGCATCGGGATCAACGTCCCCGGGGGCATCCAACTGCTCGGCCAGAACGGTCTCGTGAACGTCGGCGTCGCCGGCCAGGTCGCGAGCACGGACACCACCTCGGCGGTCGCGGCCGCCGGAGCCGTCGGCGCGGACGGCGCGATCCAGGTCGGTCCGGGCACCCCCGGCGCCGGCGCCACCGTGAACCTCACCCCGCTGCTCGGCGACCTCGACGTCGACGGCGTCGTGAGCGAGCTCTCGGTCGGGCTCGGCGCGCTGTCCGCCCGGGCCGAGGCGACGCGGACGTTCGGCGCTCCGGACGTCACCACCGACTACCAGGTCGCCGGCGCGCAGGTCCGGCTCGTCAGCCCCGCCGTCCAGCAGCTCGTGACGTCGCTGGACACGACGCTCGGCACCACCGACGACACCGTGAACGCGGCGATCGGCGAGGACGGTCTCACCACCGACCTCACCGCGGCGCTGCTCGACCCGGTGACCGACGCCGTGAACACCCTCGGGCTCGGGGTCCTGACCCTCGACGACACCACCGCCCAGCTCACCGCCGACGTGGACCTGCAGGGTGCGCTCGCCACCGTGACGCAGCAGCCGCTCACCGACGGCCCGGTCACGATCGACCTGTCCACGGGCGTGGTCACGATCGACCTCGCGCAGCTCTACACGCTGAACGACCTGCCGGCGAACACCACGCTGCTCGACGACGCGACGATCAACGCGCAGATCACCGGCGCGATCTCGGACATCCTGACCGAGCAGCTGCCGGCACTCCTCACCACGACGCTCACGAACGCCCTGGACGTCGCCGACGTGCAGCTCGTCGTGGACACCGGCGTCGACCTGCTCGGAGCCGACGTGGCGGGGCTGACCCTCACGGTCGACACCACCGTCGGGGACCTGCTCGGCACCGGTGACGGCGCCACGCTCACGGTCACCGGCGACGGGATCCTCGGCCCGGTGCTCGGCACGCTCGACCCGCTGCTGCAGCCGCTGCTCGGCTCGACCATCGTCCCGGCGCTGACCGGCATCCTCGGTGACGTGCTCGGCGGGGACTTCGTGGCGGACACCGTGCAGACCCTGCTCACCACCATCACGTCGACCGTCACGGCGCTCGACCCGCTGCTCGACGTGGTGAACCAGCTCGTCTCCGTCACGATCAACTCGCAGACCGCCCCGGCGTTCACCGAGCCGACCGCCGACGACACCGGGGCCACCACGGTCCGGGCCGTCCGCGTGCAGCTCCTGCCGGCGGCGGACCTGGCGACCGTCGACCTCGCGACGGCGACCGTGCAGGCGGACCCGTTCGCGGGCATCGCCATCACCTCGCCCGAGGACGGGACGGACTACACGGTCCCGGCGGACGACGACACCACCTCGGTGCCGGTCACGGGCACCGCGGAGCCGGGCGCCGACGTCGACGTCACGCTCGACGGTGACGACGAGGGCACGCAGTCGACCGTCGCGGGCGAGGACGGCACGTGGACGGTCACGTTCCCCGGGGTCGCCGTCGGTGACCACGAGGCCGAGGCGGTCGAGACGATCGGCACGCTCGTGAGCGACCCCGCCGCGGTGACCTTCGCGGTCGCAGCAGCACCGGTCGACCCGACCGACCCGGGCACGCCGGGTACGCCCGGTACGCCGGGGACCCCCGGAGGCGCAGGCGGCCCCGGCGGCGCGGGCGGTGCCGGTGCCGGTGCGGTCGGCAACGGCACGGGTGCCGGGAGCCTCGCCTACACCGGTGCCGAGCTCCTGCCGCTGCTGCTCCTCGCCGGGCTGCTCCTCGCGGCCGGCGGCGGCACGCTCGTCGCGCGGCGCATGCGTCGAGCCTGA
- the nadE gene encoding ammonia-dependent NAD(+) synthetase: MRELQAAIAADLNVQPTIDPEQEIARRVGFLRDYLLTTGAKGYLLAISGGQDSTLAGRLTQLAVESLRAEGHPAEFTTVRMPYRVQADEDDAQLALRFIAADPGITVNIEHGVDGVMQDTAASGVELSDFVKGNVKARMRMVAQYAVAGQRGLLVVGTDHAAEAVTGFFTKYGDGGVDLTPLTGLSKSQGRQLLEHLGAPARLYEKAPTADLLDETPGQTDEANLGLSYAEIDAYLQGHDVPIEVAEAIESRYRATEHKRQVPATPFDDWWRAGA, encoded by the coding sequence GTGCGTGAACTCCAAGCCGCCATCGCAGCGGACCTCAACGTCCAGCCGACCATCGACCCGGAGCAGGAGATCGCCCGTCGCGTCGGGTTCCTCCGGGACTACCTGCTCACCACCGGCGCCAAGGGCTACCTGCTCGCGATCAGCGGCGGCCAGGACTCGACGCTCGCCGGACGCCTGACCCAGCTCGCCGTCGAGTCGCTCCGCGCCGAGGGGCACCCCGCCGAGTTCACCACCGTCCGCATGCCGTACCGCGTGCAGGCCGACGAGGACGACGCCCAGCTCGCGCTGCGGTTCATCGCGGCCGACCCGGGCATCACCGTGAACATCGAGCACGGTGTCGACGGGGTCATGCAGGACACCGCGGCCTCGGGGGTGGAGCTGAGCGACTTCGTGAAGGGCAACGTCAAGGCCCGGATGCGGATGGTCGCGCAGTACGCCGTCGCCGGGCAGCGGGGGCTCCTCGTCGTCGGGACCGACCACGCGGCCGAGGCCGTGACCGGCTTCTTCACGAAGTACGGCGACGGCGGTGTCGACCTCACCCCGCTCACCGGGCTGTCGAAGAGCCAGGGCCGGCAGCTGCTCGAGCACCTCGGCGCCCCGGCCCGCCTGTACGAGAAGGCCCCCACCGCCGACCTGCTCGACGAGACGCCCGGCCAGACGGACGAGGCGAACCTCGGGCTGTCGTACGCCGAGATCGACGCGTACCTGCAGGGCCACGACGTGCCGATCGAGGTCGCCGAGGCGATCGAGTCGCGCTACCGGGCGACGGAGCACAAGCGCCAGGTCCCGGCGACGCCCTTCGACGACTGGTGGCGTGCGGGCGCGTAG